One window from the genome of Magnolia sinica isolate HGM2019 chromosome 4, MsV1, whole genome shotgun sequence encodes:
- the LOC131242141 gene encoding homeobox-leucine zipper protein ATHB-13-like, whose protein sequence is MTCNGMTFFSSNFMLQTPHEEEDHPPSSINPILPSCTPQNFHGVPSLLGRRSMSFSGIERCEEMNGEDDLSDDGSQAGEKKRRLNTEQVKTLEKNFEIGNKLEPERKMQLARALGLQPRQIAIWFQNRRARWKTKQLEKDYDLLKRQFEAVKADNDILQAQNKKLHEEILALKGRETPESINLNKETEGSCSNRSENSSDINLDISRTSAIDSPLSSHPSRPFFPSIRPPNAAHFLHNSSRPDLQCPKIEHIPAPDDSFCNMFIGADDHSGFWPWSEHNHFH, encoded by the exons ATGACTTGCAACGGGATGACATTTTTCTCTTCTAATTTCATGTTGCAAACTCCTCATGAAGAAGAAGATCACCCTCCTTCATCTATCAATCCAATCCTTCCGTCATGCACtcctcaaaactttcatg GTGTGCCATCATTGCTAGGGAGGAGATCCATGTCGTTTTCCGGTATTGAAAGGTGTGAAGAGATGAACGGAGAGGATGACTTATCTGATGATGGATCCCAGGCAGgtgagaagaagaggaggctgaACACGGAGCAGGTGAAGACATTGGAGAAGAACTTCGAGATTGGGAATAAGCTAGAGCCTGAGAGGAAAATGCAGCTAGCTAGAGCTCTTGGCTTGCAGCCTAGGCAAATTGCTATATGGTTCCAGAACAGGAGGGCTAGGTGGAAAACCAAGCAGTTGGAGAAGGACTATGATCTTTTGAAAAGGCAATTTGAAGCTGTTAAAGCAGATAATGATATCCTACAGGCTCAAAACAAGAAACTCCATGAAGAG ATCTTGGCATTGAAAGGTAGAGAGACACCAGAGTCCATCAATCTCAATAAAGAAACTGAAGGATCCTGCAGCAACAGAAGCGAGAACAGCTCTGATATAAATTTGGATATCTCAAGAACATCAGCCATTGATAGCCCTCTATCCTCCCATCCAAGCAGGCCCTTTTTCCCATCAATCAGGCCACCAAATGCTGCCCACTTCCTCCACAATTCATCAAGACCCGACCTCCAATGCCCGAAAATTGAGCACATCCCAGCCCCGGATGACAGTTTCTGTAACATGTTCATTGGAGCCGACGATCACTCCGGCTTCTGGCCATGGTCAGAACACAACCATTTCCATTGA